From Streptomyces sp. SAI-135:
GGCCGCCAGCTGGACGACCGCCATCGGGACGGCGGTGTCCTCGCCGGCCATCCCCACCAGCGGCGATGCGACCGCGCCGATGAGGAAGGAGGACGTGCCGAGGAGGGCCGACGCGGACCCCGCGGAGTGCCGGGTGCGCAGGAGGGCGAGGGACTGGGCGTTGGGCAGGGTGACACCCATCGCGGACATCAGGACGAAGAGTCCGGCGGCGACGGGGAGCAGGCCCACCTCGCCGAAGACCCCGGTCGTCATCAGCAGCAGCGCCGCGGCCGCCGCCGTCACGACGAGCAGACCCGCGCCCAGGACCCGGTCCAGGCCGACCCTGCCCACCAGCACCTTGCCGTTGATCTGGCCGACCACGACGAGTCCGACCGAGTTCACGCCGAACAGCAGGCTGAAGGTCTGCGGGGAGGCGCCGTAGATCTCCTGGACCACGAACGGCGACGCCGAGATGTAGGCGAACAGCGCGGCGAAGGCGAAGCCGCCGGTGAGCATGTAGCCGGCGAAGGGCAGGTCGGCCAGGAGGCGGCGCATGGAGTGCAGCGCGTCCGCGACCCCGCCGGTGTGCCGCTCGGCCGCCGGGAGGGTCTCGGGCAGCCTCACCCACACCAGGGCGGCGAGCAGCGCCCCGATGACCGTCAGGACCACGAACACGCCCCGCCAGTCGGTCACCCGCAGGATCTGTCCGCCGATCAGCGGCGCCACGATCGGCGCGACCCCGCCGATCAGCATGAGGGTGGAGAAGAACCGGGCCATCGCCACGCCGTCGTACAGGTCCCGGACCACGGCCCGGGCGATCACTATGCCCGCGGCGCCCGCGAGCCCCTGCACCAGCCGGAAGCCGACCAGGAACTCCACGTTCGGCGCGAGGGCGCACAGCGCGGTGGCGACGACGTACACGAACAGACCGGCGAGCAGTGGGCGCCTGCGGCCCCAGCGGTCGCTCATCGGGCCGACCACCAGCTGCCCGAGCGCCATGCCGAGCAGACAGGCGGTGAGGGTGAGCTGGACGGTGGCGGCCGGCGCCCGCAGCGAGTCGGTGACCTCCGGCAGCGACGGCAGGTACATGTCCATCGCCAGCGGGGGCGTGGCGGTGAGGCCGCCCAGGAGCAGGGTGACGAGCAGGCCGGTGCGGCGCACGGCCGCGGGCGGCTCCGTGTCCGGTACGGTCGCCTGCTGCTTCAGGTGCGGTGTCGATGCCCCCTGCTCGGGCATGTGCCCCTCCCTCTCCCGGTGATCCGCCACCTATGCTCTCAGCTCGTACAGGGTGGCGAGGATCAGGTGAGCGAGGGTGGAGCCGGGAATGACGGAGCAGAGCGTGCGCTGGGGGATTCTGGCGACGGGCGGGATCGCGGCGGCGTTCACCGCGGACCTGGTGGATCTGCCGGACGCGGAGGTGGTCGCGGTGGCCTCCCGGTCCGAGGCCTCGGCGAAGGCGTTCGCGGAACGGTTCGGGATCGAGCGGGCGTACGGCGACTGGGGTGCCCTCGCCGAGGACGCGGACATCGATGTCGTGTACGTGGCCACCCCGCACGCGGCGCACCGGGCGGCCGCCGGGCTGTGTCTGGCCGCCGGCCGCAATGTGCTGTGCGAGAAGGCGTTCACGCTGAACGCGCGGGAGGCCGAGGAGCTGGTCGGGCTCGCGAGGGAGCACGGGCGCTTCCTCATGGAGGCCATGTGGATGTACTGCAACCCGCTGGTCCGGCGGCTCAAGGCCCTCGTCGACGACGGCGCGATCGGTGAGGTGCGCACGGTGCAGGCCGACTTCGGGCTCGCCGGCCCCTTCCCGCCCGCGCACCGGCTGCGCGACCCCGCGCAGGGCGGGGGCGCGCTGCTCGACCTCGGGGTGTACCCGGTGTCGTTCGCGCATCTGCTGCTCGGGGAGCCCTCCGGCGTCACGGCGAAGGCGGTGCTCTCCGAGGAGGGCGTGGACCTCCAGACGGGCGCGCTGCTCTCCTGGGACAGCGGGGCGCTGGCCTCCCTGCACTGCTCGCTGACCGGCGGCACCGCCACGATCGCGTCGGTCACCGGCTCGCTGGGCCGGATCGACATCCCGAACGGCTTCTTCCACCCGGACCGCTTCGTCCTGCACCGCGACGGCCGGGACCCCGAGGAGTTCGTCGCCGACCCGGCCGACGGGCCGCGCAACAGCCTCAAGCACGAGGCCCGCGAGGTGATGCGCGCGCTGCGGGCCGGGGAGAAGGAGTCCGCGCTGGTGCCGCTGGAGGGCACCCTGGCGGTGATGCGGACGCTGGACGCGATCCGTGACCGTGTCGGCGTCCGCTATCCCGGCGAGACCGGCGGGACCGGTCAGATCGGTGAGACGGAACTCATGCCGGCTTGAGCCCCTGGTCCCCCACCTCCGTCACGAAGGACGCGGCCGTGGCGATCGGCGCCCCGGGCCGGGTCACGTAGGGCACGCTCCTGAAGTCGGCCCGGGCCCGCTCGCGGCCCAGCTCGACGGTCACGTAGCCGCGCAGCCCGTTGTAGAACTTCATGTGCGGGTTGGCCCTGGTGTACGTGTCCCAGGTCGAGGGCTTGTCGGCGCCGTCCCGGCCGCTGGAGATCGACGATCCGACGATCTCCGTGCCGAGGGTGCGGGAGGCCGGGTCGTCGAAGTCGTCCTTGATGTCGTAGGCGTACGCGACGTGCACGTCACCCGTGAGGACCATCAGGTTGTCTATGCCGGCCGCCTCGGCCCCGTCGAGGATCCGGCGCCGGGAGGCCCGGTAGCCGTCCCAGGAGTCCATCGACAGCCGGGCCGGGTCGGTGAGGTCGAGCTTGCGCTGCGAGAAGTTCACCTGCTGCGGTACGACGTTCCACAGGGCCCGTGACGCGCGCCAGCCGTCGAGCAGCCACCGCTCCTGGGTCTCGCCGGTCATGGTGCGCGCCGGGTCGTCGATCTCGGGGCCCGGCAGGTCGAGGCCGTCGCCGTAGGCCTGGTCGGAGCGGTACTGGCGGGTGTCGAGGACGTCGAACTGGGCGAGCCGGCCCCAGTGCAGGCGCCGGTACAGCTGCATGTCCGGGCCTGCGGGCCGCTGCGGGCGGCGCAGCGGCTGGTTCTCCCAGTAGGCGCGATAGG
This genomic window contains:
- a CDS encoding multidrug effflux MFS transporter, with the translated sequence MPEQGASTPHLKQQATVPDTEPPAAVRRTGLLVTLLLGGLTATPPLAMDMYLPSLPEVTDSLRAPAATVQLTLTACLLGMALGQLVVGPMSDRWGRRRPLLAGLFVYVVATALCALAPNVEFLVGFRLVQGLAGAAGIVIARAVVRDLYDGVAMARFFSTLMLIGGVAPIVAPLIGGQILRVTDWRGVFVVLTVIGALLAALVWVRLPETLPAAERHTGGVADALHSMRRLLADLPFAGYMLTGGFAFAALFAYISASPFVVQEIYGASPQTFSLLFGVNSVGLVVVGQINGKVLVGRVGLDRVLGAGLLVVTAAAAALLLMTTGVFGEVGLLPVAAGLFVLMSAMGVTLPNAQSLALLRTRHSAGSASALLGTSSFLIGAVASPLVGMAGEDTAVPMAVVQLAAALVALVCFMAMCRPWNRRATVEGAES
- a CDS encoding Gfo/Idh/MocA family oxidoreductase — protein: MTEQSVRWGILATGGIAAAFTADLVDLPDAEVVAVASRSEASAKAFAERFGIERAYGDWGALAEDADIDVVYVATPHAAHRAAAGLCLAAGRNVLCEKAFTLNAREAEELVGLAREHGRFLMEAMWMYCNPLVRRLKALVDDGAIGEVRTVQADFGLAGPFPPAHRLRDPAQGGGALLDLGVYPVSFAHLLLGEPSGVTAKAVLSEEGVDLQTGALLSWDSGALASLHCSLTGGTATIASVTGSLGRIDIPNGFFHPDRFVLHRDGRDPEEFVADPADGPRNSLKHEAREVMRALRAGEKESALVPLEGTLAVMRTLDAIRDRVGVRYPGETGGTGQIGETELMPA